The Geobacter metallireducens GS-15 region AGGAGCTCGGCGCCTTTGTCATGAATATAATGCCGCTCATACCCCAGGCTGATTTCGCCCATATCAGCCCGCCGCCGCCCGAAGAGCTGGACCGGGTGCGGCAGCGAAACGAGTCGATCATCGGCCAGTTCAAGCACTGCCGCCAGTGCCGGGCCGACGCCGTGGGGCTCATCGGCCGGGATGCCACCGTGACGGAGTCTGGCACTCCGCTTACCGTTGCCGTTTGAGGCTGGCATGAGGATCAGGCCCTTTTATCCCGATGACGTTTCCCTGTTTCTAGCCCTTGCCGCCGCCGAGGGGTGGATCAGCGACCCGTGGGAGTTTGCATTCATCCTCGAAAGCTTTCCCTGTGGTTGCCTCGCCGTGGAGGAAAACGGGCGGCCCGTGGCGTTCGCCACCGCGGTCCGCTACGGCGCGAGCGGGTGGATCGGCAATCTGATCGTGGCGGAGGAGTATCGCGGACGGGGATACGGAACCCTCCTCATGGGCCGAGCCATGGACCAGCTTCTGGACTCCGGAGCCAGGACCGTCTGGCTCACCGCGTCGGCGCAGGGACGTCCCCTTTACGAGAAAATGGGGTTCCGGGAAATGGACGGCGTGGTTCGCTGGTGCGGAACGGCCACGGGGGGGACGCAATGGCACGATGACCCCGTTGCTCCGGACGAATTGGTTCCCCTCGATCGTGCCGGATGGGGTGATGACCGCAGGTGTGTCCTGAGTGCCGTGGCTGCTCGAGGAATAGTGCTGCGGGAGAACGGAGGCTTCCTGGTGACCCAGCCGTGCGGAAGCGGCTTCCAGCTGGGCCCTTGGGCGGCAGAGGGGCGGGGCGTTGCCGGGGAGCTCCTGGGGCGGGCGCTCTCCCGCCTGCAGGGGGGGGCGCAGGTTCTCCTCGACGTGCCGGTCCGCAATGGTGCCGCCGCCTCTGTTCTCGCTCATGCCGGCTTTGCCGCCTGCGGGCGGACGGTCCTCATGTGCGTGGGTGACGAGCCGGCCTATAAGCCGGAAAAGATTTTCGCCCTTGCCACATTGGGGAGCGTGGGGTGAATATAAATTTTATTCACAATAAAAAATATGCCTAAAATTTGAGCAAACTATTCTTGAAATCGAATTTGATTTTTTGATATTATTATCTGCTGCTGAAGATGGAGGCAATGACCCGTTGACTCCGTCTCTAACTTTTGAGCCCTTCACCGGGCGGGAGGATTTTCATGCTCGCCATTGCCTGTATCAAACAGGTGCCGGACACTACCCAGGTAAAGATTGATCCAGTCACCAACACCCTCGTCCGCGAGGGGATCCCGTTCATCGTCAACCCGTACGACACCCATGCCCTGGAGGAGAGCCTCCGGATCAAGGACCGCTTCGGCTTCCGGGCCGTGGCCCTCTCCATGGGTCCACCCAACGCCGAGGCCGCTCTTCGCAAGGCCCTCTCCATGGGGGCCGATGATGCCATTCTCTGCTCCGACCGCTGCTTCGGCGGCGCCGATACCCTCTCCACGAGCAATGTACTCGCCGCTGCCATCAAGCGGATCGCCCAGGAGACCGGGGAAGAGGTGGGGATCGTCTTCTGCGGCAAACAGACTATCGACGGCGACACCGCCCAGGTGGGCCCCGGCATTGCCGTGCGCCTCGGCTTTACCCCGCTGACCCTCGTGGACCGCATCGAGGCACTGGACCCGGTCAACCGACGGATCAAGGTCCGGCGCAAGCTGGAAGGACGCTACGAGGTCGTTGAAGCCTCCCTGCCGGTCATGATAACCGCCGTGCGGGAGCTGAACCGCCCCCGCTACCCCTCCGTTCCCATGCGCCTTGCTGCCGCCGATGCCCAGGTAACGGTCTGGACCAACGAGGTGCTGCGGATGGACGTGAACAGCGTTGGCCTCAAGGGGTCACCCACCTGGGTGAGCCGAATCTTCTCCCCCGAGCGGGACAAGGGGGAGATCATCGGCGACGGCATGGCCGATCCGACGGGAACGGCCCGCCTGCTCATCGACCAGCTGCTGGCGAAGGATCTGCTGGCGGTGTGATGATGTTCGATCGCTGACGCTCGTTGATGTGCTTCGCACGTTCGTGCGGCGAGCGCCGCGTTCGAAACGTTCGAGACGAAGTAAACGAACGAGCGAAGTGATCAAACGCGCGAAGCGCCCGAACAAGAATACGGAGTATTCACCCATGACTGAACCAAAGAAGATAAAGAAGCCCCGGGGCACAGCCCGGCCCATCCCGGGAAAGTGCATCGCCTGCGGCGCCCGGTGCCAGAGCGCCTGCCCCGTGGATGCCATAGAGATGAGCGATGCGGGGGAACCGATCATCCTCTCCGAGAAGTGCATCGGCTGCCTTAAATGCGTGAAGGTCTGCCCCGCCGATGCCCTGGAGATGTTCTTCACCCCCGAGGAACTGAAGATTCTGGAGGAACTGGCCAGGCAGCAGGCCGCCGGAGCGGCCCCCGCTGTCGAGGAAGAGGACGCCGAGGAGGCCGCCCTGGCGCAGATGCTCGCCGCTTACCGGGGGGTCTGGGTCTTTGTGGAGCAGACCGAAGGGGAGCCCGCCAAGGTCTCCTGGGAGCTGATGGGGGTCGGTGCCCAACTGGCCCGGGACATCGGCACCGAACTCTGCGCCATCGTCATCGGCCACGGCGTGGAGCACCTTTGCCGCGAGGCCTTCAGCTACGGCGCCACCAAGGCGTACCTCATGGACCAGGACGTCTTCCGCTTCTACCGCACCGAGCCCTACCTCGACGCCTGCTGCCACCTGATCGACAAATACAAGCCCGAGATTATCCTCATGGGGGCCACCGGCATGGGGCGCGACCTTGCCGGGGCCGTTGCCACGCGGGTCAAGACCGGCCTCACCGCCGACTGCACCGGCCTCGACGTGGACGACAAGCGGAACCTCCGCCAGACCCGCCCCGCCTTCGGTGGCAACATCATGGCCACCATCATGTGCGACAAGTTCCGTCCGCAGATGGCCACGGTCCGCCCCCACGTGATGCCGATGCCCGAACGGATGGAAGGCGCCACCGGCGCGATCGTCCGGGAGCAGATTACCCTCAACGAGGCCGACATCCTCACCAAGGTCATTGAAATCATCAGGGACACGAAGGTAGGGGTCGACATCGCCGGGGCCGAGTTCATCGTTTCCGGCGGGCGCGGCCTGATGGGACCGGAGAACTTCGCCATGCTCCAGGAGTTGGCCGATGAGCTGGGGGGGGTGGTCGGCGCGTCGCGCAGCGCCGTGGACGCCGGCTGGATGCCCCACGACCGCCAGGTCGGGCAGACCGGCAAGACCGTGCGCCCAAAGATCTACATAGCCTGCGGCATCTCCGGCGCCATCCAGCATCTCGTCGGAATGCAGGATTCCGACGTGGTCATCGCCATAAACCGCGACAAGGAGGCCCCCATCTTCCAGGTGGCCACCTATGGCATCGTGGGAGACCTGTTCAAAATCGTCCCGGCCATCACCAGCCAACTGCGGGAACTG contains the following coding sequences:
- a CDS encoding electron transfer flavoprotein subunit beta/FixA family protein: MLAIACIKQVPDTTQVKIDPVTNTLVREGIPFIVNPYDTHALEESLRIKDRFGFRAVALSMGPPNAEAALRKALSMGADDAILCSDRCFGGADTLSTSNVLAAAIKRIAQETGEEVGIVFCGKQTIDGDTAQVGPGIAVRLGFTPLTLVDRIEALDPVNRRIKVRRKLEGRYEVVEASLPVMITAVRELNRPRYPSVPMRLAAADAQVTVWTNEVLRMDVNSVGLKGSPTWVSRIFSPERDKGEIIGDGMADPTGTARLLIDQLLAKDLLAV
- a CDS encoding electron transfer flavoprotein subunit alpha, giving the protein MTEPKKIKKPRGTARPIPGKCIACGARCQSACPVDAIEMSDAGEPIILSEKCIGCLKCVKVCPADALEMFFTPEELKILEELARQQAAGAAPAVEEEDAEEAALAQMLAAYRGVWVFVEQTEGEPAKVSWELMGVGAQLARDIGTELCAIVIGHGVEHLCREAFSYGATKAYLMDQDVFRFYRTEPYLDACCHLIDKYKPEIILMGATGMGRDLAGAVATRVKTGLTADCTGLDVDDKRNLRQTRPAFGGNIMATIMCDKFRPQMATVRPHVMPMPERMEGATGAIVREQITLNEADILTKVIEIIRDTKVGVDIAGAEFIVSGGRGLMGPENFAMLQELADELGGVVGASRSAVDAGWMPHDRQVGQTGKTVRPKIYIACGISGAIQHLVGMQDSDVVIAINRDKEAPIFQVATYGIVGDLFKIVPAITSQLRELKASKRKG
- a CDS encoding GNAT family N-acetyltransferase; amino-acid sequence: MRIRPFYPDDVSLFLALAAAEGWISDPWEFAFILESFPCGCLAVEENGRPVAFATAVRYGASGWIGNLIVAEEYRGRGYGTLLMGRAMDQLLDSGARTVWLTASAQGRPLYEKMGFREMDGVVRWCGTATGGTQWHDDPVAPDELVPLDRAGWGDDRRCVLSAVAARGIVLRENGGFLVTQPCGSGFQLGPWAAEGRGVAGELLGRALSRLQGGAQVLLDVPVRNGAAASVLAHAGFAACGRTVLMCVGDEPAYKPEKIFALATLGSVG